The following coding sequences lie in one Eriocheir sinensis breed Jianghai 21 chromosome 19, ASM2467909v1, whole genome shotgun sequence genomic window:
- the LOC127000543 gene encoding pro-resilin-like codes for MTAKLSLLLLGLATTLASAAATSYGTTQQNAAPANYDFNWAVNDAPSGNNYGQQESRQGDNTKGSYYVQLPDGRLQRVDYTVSGDSGFVAQVTYEGEAQLPQQRYGAPTTRPTQGYGR; via the exons ATGACCGCAAAG ctctccctcctcctcctgggcctcGCCACCACCCTCGCGAGCGCCGCTGCCACCTCCTACGGGACCACCCAGCAAAACGCCGCCCCCGCCAACTATGACTTCAACTGGGCCGTCAACGACGCGCCCTCCGGCAACAACTACGGCCAGCAGGAGTCCCGCCAGGGCGACAACACGAAGGGATCCTACTACGTGCAGCTGCCCGACGGCCGCCTCCAGCGCGTCGACTACACCGTCAGCGGCGACTCCGGCTTCGTGGCGCAGGTCACCTACGAGGGCGAGGCCCAGTTACCCCAACAGAGATACGGCGCCCCCACAACCAGACCCACGCAGGGCTACGGCCGCTAG